A stretch of DNA from Bacillota bacterium:
TCCGGGGCGGATTGCCTTCGGGGCCATCGACTACAGCCTGGACCTGGGGGTATCCCATGCCGGGGCGGCCGAGGCGCTGGGACACGCGCGCGCCCGCCTGGCGGTGACCTGCCGGGCGGCGGGGCTCGAGCCTCCCGTGGACACGGTGTATCCCGACATCCGGGACGGCGAGGGCCTGGAGCGGGAGGCCCGGGAGGCCCGCGCCCTCGGATTCGGCGGCAAGCTGGTCATCCATCCCGATCAGATCGCGCCGGTGAACCGGGTTTTCTCGCCCTCTCCCGAAGAGGTGGCATGGGCGCGCAGGGTGGTGGAGGCATTCACTGCCGCCGAGGAGGCTGGCTGCTCTTCCATCCAGGTGGAGGGCAAGTTCATCGACTACCCCGTGGCCGCCCGGGCCAGGCGGGTCCTGGCGCTGGCCCGGGCCGCGGGAGCGAGGGAGGAATAGGCGGTGGCAAGGCTGCTGGAAAGCCAGGCGCTGGATCTGTTGCGGCAGGCGGGCCTCACGGTTCCCCGGTACGAAGTGGCCCGCGAACCCCGGGAGGCTGAGCAGGCCGCCCTGCGCCTGGGGGGGCCGGTGGTGGTCAAGGCGCTGGTCCCCGCGGGCAAGCGGGGCCGGGCCGGAGGGATTCTCTTTGCCGGGGACGCTGGGGAGGCGGCGCGCTGCGCCGAGAAGCTGCTGGGCACGAACCTGGCCTGCTACCCCGTCGAGCAGGTGCTGGTGGAAGAGCGCCTGGATGTGGACCGGGAGCTCTACCTCGCCTTCACCATCGCTAGCGGGCGCCAGGCCACGGCCGTGATCGCCGGCAGCGCGGGCGGCATGGATGTGGAAGAGCTGAGCCGGCTCCACCCGGAGAAGGTGAGAACTATCCATGTCGACCCCCTCGACGGGCTGCCCGACTTCGCCGCCCGCCAGTTGTGGTACGACGCAGGAGTGGGAGGCAGCCTCCTGCCGCAACTGGGAAGCCTGACCGCCCGGCTGCACCGCCTGTTCGTCAGCCTTGATGCCTACATCCTGGAAGTCAACCCGCTGGTGGTGACCCGGGAGGGAAAGGCAATCCCGGCGGCCGTCCTGATGGGCGTGGACGATGCCGCCGTGTTCCGCCACTCGGAACTGGCCGGCCGGGTCCAGCCGGGCATGGAGCGCACCTGGCGGCCGCTCACGGGGCTGGAGAAGCAGGTGGTGGCGGTCAACGACGCCGATCCCTACCGCGGTACGGCCCGGTACACCGAGATGGAGGGGGGCGACATCGGCTTTCTCTGCGGCGGAGGCGGTGCCAGCCTGCTCCTCTTTGACGCCCTGCGGCAGGCGGGCGGTCGACCCGCCAACTACAGCGAGGTGGGGGGTAACCCCACCGCGGACAAGGTATACGGTATCGCCCGGGCCATTCTCTCCAAACCGGGCGTCAGAGGCCTGCTGGTGGCCCACAACATCACCAACAACACCCAGGTGGACCTGGTGGCCGAGGGGGTGGTGCGCGCCCTGGACGAGCTGGGCCTGGATGCGCGCTCGTTCCCGGTGGTGGCGCGGGAGGCTGGGGTCAACGAGGAGCGGGCGCGCAGGCTTTTCCAGGACAGGGGTGTGGAGTATTACGGCGACGAGATAACGCTGGCGGAGGCGGCCAGGCGGATCGTGGCCAGGGTGAGGGAATGCGCGGGCGCGGGTTCGGAGGTGGGATGATGGCCATCCTGGTGAACAGGCACTCCCAGATAGTCATCCAGGGTATCACCGGCAGGGAGGCTTCCATGGTGACGCGCCACACCCTGGCCTACGGCACCCGCATCGTGGCCGGGGTTACTCCCGGCAAGGGCGGGCAGGAGGTATGCGGGGTTCCGGTCCACGACACCCTGGCTGCTGCCTGCCGGTATCACCGGATCGACACCGCCGTAACCTATGTTCCTCCGGCCTTCGTTTACGATGCCGTGGCGGAGGCGGTGGCCTGCGGCATCAGGTTCGCCTTCATTCCCACGGAGAACGTTCCCCGCCACGATGCCATGAAGCTGCTGGCCCTGGCCCGCCGGGCGGGGGTCAGGGTGGTGGGCCCCAATTCCGTGGGCATCATCAGCCCCGGGGAACGGGTGAAGCTGGGCGCCATCGGGGGCGACAACCCGGAAAGGTGCTTCCTCCCCGGTCCCGTGGGGGTGATCTCCCGCAGCGGGGGGATGACAGCCGAGCTGGCCTGGATGGTGAAGAGGGCTGGCTTTGGGGTAAGCACGGCCGTGAGCATCGGGGGAGACGCCCTCATCGGGAGCACCCCCCGTGATCTGCTCCAGATGTTCCAGGCCGACCCGGAAACCCGGGCGGTGGTCATGTTCGGGGAACCGGGTACCACGTTGGAGGAAGAAGCGGCCGACTTCGTGGAACAGGGCGGCTTCACCAAGCCCCTGGTGGGTTTCGTGGCCGGTCGCTTTGTGGAGGAGCTGCCGGAAGAAACGGTGTTCGGGCATGCGGCTGCCCTGATATCGGGGAAGGTGGGCAGGCCCTCGGCCAAGATATCCCGGCTGCGGGAGGCGGGGGCGCTGGTGGCGGAGGATTTCGAAGACCTCATACCGCTGGTGCGGGAAGCCATGGGCAGGGCCGGTTGAGGCGTGGTGATCCAGCAGGGTGCCGGCCCGTGCCCGGCGGCAGTGCGTCTGGCCACGGCATGCCGCGCCTGCCGGTAACACGTCCTGCGCAGGGGGTGGTGGAATGTACCGGAGTCTATCCCACATGCTGGGGGAGTTTGCCGCCGGGGCGGACGCCGCCCGGTTGCCACCCGCGGCGGTAGCAGCGGCGCGGCGGTGTTTCCTGGACTGGCTGGGGTCGGCCATCGCGGGCAGCGCGAGCGCCCCCGGCCGCATCATGCTGGCGGTGGTGGAGGCCCTGGGCGGTCACCCCCAGGCAACCCTGGTGCCAGTCGGCCTCCGCCTTCCCGTCACCGGTGCTGCCCTGTACAACGGTGCGGTATCCCACGTGGTGGAGCTGGACGACGTCCACCGGGAGTCGATCATGCATCCCGGTGCGGCGGTCATCCCGGCCGCCCTGGCCGCGGCCGAGATGGTGGGGGCGACCGGCCGGGAGTTCATGGCCGCAGTGGTGGCGGGGTACGAGGTGGCCATCCGGGTGGCGGAAGCGGTGACTCCCTCGCATTATCGCTACTGGCATACCACCGCTACCTGCGGGACCTTCGGAGCGGCGGCGGCCAGCGCGAAGCTGCTGGGCCTGGACGGTGAGGGGATCGCTTCCGCCCTGGGGAGCGCCGGTACCCAGGCCGCCGGACTGTGGGAGTTCATCGCCGATGGGGCCATGAGCAAGCACCTTCACCCGGGCAAGGCGGCCATGAACGGGGTGCTGTCAGCCCTGCTCGCCCGGGAGGGGTTCAGCGCAGCCTCCCGCATCCTGGAGGGGGAGAAGGGCTTCTTCCGGGCCACCGCCGCGACCTTCGACGAGAGCCGGGTGGGAGAAGGCCTGGGAGAATCCTTCAAGATCACGGGAGTTTCCTTCAAGGTACACGCTTCCTGCCGGCACACCCATCCCGCCGTCGATGCCGCCCTGGAGGTGGTGCGCCGCCATCGACCTGATCCCGCCGCCGTCTCCTCCGTTCTGGTGCACACATACTCGGTCGCCCTGGACGTGGCCGGCAACCCCCGACCCGCCAGCGTGTACAGCGCCAAATTCAGCCTTCCCTTCTGCGTGGCCCTTGCCATCTGCCGGGGGAGAGCGGGGCCCGGCGAATTCAGTACCGGGGCGCTGGAGGACCCGGACATCAAGGGGGTGATGGAGCGGGTGCAAGTGGTGGTGAACCCGGCGTTCGACGCGGTGTATCCGACCCGCTGGCCCGCCCGGGTGACGGTGCGTATGAACGATGGCAGTGAGCTGACCGGAGAAACCCATCATCCCCGCGGGGACCCGGAAAACCCCCTGGGGACCGACGAACTGGAGGAGAAGTTCCGTGCATTGGTCGTGCCAGTGGTCGGGGACACAGCGGCCGAAGGACTGATCGAGCGGGCGCGTTCCCTGGAATCCGTGGCCGACATGGGCGAGCTCATGTCCTGTTTCGGGCATCAGGCGTAACGGGCCGCAGGGGGTGACGGGCGTGGGGGGCACGATCGGAGATGAACTGATTGGTGAGGTGGCCGGGCGCCTGATCCGCCAGGCGGCGGTGGTCCTGCCCGATGACGTCCGGCGGGCCCTGGCCGAAGCGTGCGACCGGGAAGAGAGCATGCTGGCCCGGCAGCAACTGGGGGCGATGCTGCAGAATGCCCGCGTGGCGGAAGAGAAGGGGGTACCCCTGTGCCAGGACACGGGGGTACCGGTTTTCTTCCTCTCCCTGGGCTCTGAGGTCAGGATAGAGGGGGACCCCGCGCGGGTGCTGGAGGAAGCTGTCCGGCGGGCAACGGAGGACGTGCCCCTGCGGCAGAACGTCATCCACCCGCTCACCCGGCGCAATTCCGGCACCAACACCGGCTGGGGGGTGCCCATCGTGCACTGGGACTTCCTGCCCGGGGCGGACTACCTGGAGATGATGTTCGTTCCCAAGGGATTCGGGGCCGAGATGCGGGCGGCCCAGTGCTGGGTTCTCACCAGCGAGGACGCCGGCCGGGCGGCGGCGAAGGCCGTGCTCGACGTGGTGCAGGACAGCATGGGGGAACCCTGTCCTCCGGTTATCATCGGGGTGGGCATCGGCGGGACGGCCGATCAATCCGCCCACATTGCCAAGAGAGCCCTCTTCCGCAGCCCCCTGGGTACCCGCCACTCCGAGCCCCAGGTGGCGGCGCTGGAAGAGGAGATGCTGCAGGCGGTCAACGAGACGGGGTTGGGTCCCATGGGGCTGGGGGGGAAGACCTATGCCCTGGCGGTCCATGTTGAGATCTGCGGGGCCCATACGGCGGTGGTGCCGGTGTCGGTTTTCATGCAGTGCTGGGCGGCGCGTTACGCAGCGGCCAGGATCTACGGAGACGGCAGGGTGCTGTTCCTGACCCACGCTGGCTGAGATGCGAGAGCGGTCCTGGCGAGGGCCATCTTCTGGTGTTCCTCACCCGCGCTGAGCGGGGGCAGGGCTCGAGCGGGAAGGGAGGCTGACGGGCGGTGCGGGAAGTCAGGCTGGAGGGGCTTCTGACCGAACAGGCTGTGCGCGATCTGAGGGTGGGGGACGTCGTCCACTACACCGGCCCGGTGCATACCATGCGCGACATGGCGCACCGGCGGGCAGTGGACATGCTGGAGCGCGGGGAGGAGCTTCCCTTCGACCTGCACCGGGGAGTGCTCTGGCACTGCGCCCCCGTGGTCAGTCGCGCCGGGGAGGAATGGGTGGTTCGGTCTGCGGGGCCCACCACCAGCTCCCGTTTCACGGAGCTGGGTGCTGCCCTGATCCGTCTTCTGCAGATCAGGATGGTCGTGGGCAAGGGTACCATGGGTGCCCCCGCTGCCAGGGCGATGGCGGAGGTCGGTTGCTGTTACCTCACCATGACGGG
This window harbors:
- a CDS encoding CoA ester lyase, translated to MSGPILRSWLFVPANHSRRVEKALGLEADAVILDLEDAVAASEKGTARQMAREALSLPRHPRLYIRVNGLDTGLALDDLEAVVRPGLDGVMIPKVESARDVHIAAWLLGQLQGRHGLEEGTVELVALVETARGVERAGEVAAALPAPGRIAFGAIDYSLDLGVSHAGAAEALGHARARLAVTCRAAGLEPPVDTVYPDIRDGEGLEREAREARALGFGGKLVIHPDQIAPVNRVFSPSPEEVAWARRVVEAFTAAEEAGCSSIQVEGKFIDYPVAARARRVLALARAAGAREE
- a CDS encoding ATP citrate lyase citrate-binding domain-containing protein; this translates as MARLLESQALDLLRQAGLTVPRYEVAREPREAEQAALRLGGPVVVKALVPAGKRGRAGGILFAGDAGEAARCAEKLLGTNLACYPVEQVLVEERLDVDRELYLAFTIASGRQATAVIAGSAGGMDVEELSRLHPEKVRTIHVDPLDGLPDFAARQLWYDAGVGGSLLPQLGSLTARLHRLFVSLDAYILEVNPLVVTREGKAIPAAVLMGVDDAAVFRHSELAGRVQPGMERTWRPLTGLEKQVVAVNDADPYRGTARYTEMEGGDIGFLCGGGGASLLLFDALRQAGGRPANYSEVGGNPTADKVYGIARAILSKPGVRGLLVAHNITNNTQVDLVAEGVVRALDELGLDARSFPVVAREAGVNEERARRLFQDRGVEYYGDEITLAEAARRIVARVRECAGAGSEVG
- a CDS encoding CoA-binding protein; this translates as MAILVNRHSQIVIQGITGREASMVTRHTLAYGTRIVAGVTPGKGGQEVCGVPVHDTLAAACRYHRIDTAVTYVPPAFVYDAVAEAVACGIRFAFIPTENVPRHDAMKLLALARRAGVRVVGPNSVGIISPGERVKLGAIGGDNPERCFLPGPVGVISRSGGMTAELAWMVKRAGFGVSTAVSIGGDALIGSTPRDLLQMFQADPETRAVVMFGEPGTTLEEEAADFVEQGGFTKPLVGFVAGRFVEELPEETVFGHAAALISGKVGRPSAKISRLREAGALVAEDFEDLIPLVREAMGRAG
- a CDS encoding MmgE/PrpD family protein translates to MYRSLSHMLGEFAAGADAARLPPAAVAAARRCFLDWLGSAIAGSASAPGRIMLAVVEALGGHPQATLVPVGLRLPVTGAALYNGAVSHVVELDDVHRESIMHPGAAVIPAALAAAEMVGATGREFMAAVVAGYEVAIRVAEAVTPSHYRYWHTTATCGTFGAAAASAKLLGLDGEGIASALGSAGTQAAGLWEFIADGAMSKHLHPGKAAMNGVLSALLAREGFSAASRILEGEKGFFRATAATFDESRVGEGLGESFKITGVSFKVHASCRHTHPAVDAALEVVRRHRPDPAAVSSVLVHTYSVALDVAGNPRPASVYSAKFSLPFCVALAICRGRAGPGEFSTGALEDPDIKGVMERVQVVVNPAFDAVYPTRWPARVTVRMNDGSELTGETHHPRGDPENPLGTDELEEKFRALVVPVVGDTAAEGLIERARSLESVADMGELMSCFGHQA
- a CDS encoding fumarate hydratase — translated: MGGTIGDELIGEVAGRLIRQAAVVLPDDVRRALAEACDREESMLARQQLGAMLQNARVAEEKGVPLCQDTGVPVFFLSLGSEVRIEGDPARVLEEAVRRATEDVPLRQNVIHPLTRRNSGTNTGWGVPIVHWDFLPGADYLEMMFVPKGFGAEMRAAQCWVLTSEDAGRAAAKAVLDVVQDSMGEPCPPVIIGVGIGGTADQSAHIAKRALFRSPLGTRHSEPQVAALEEEMLQAVNETGLGPMGLGGKTYALAVHVEICGAHTAVVPVSVFMQCWAARYAAARIYGDGRVLFLTHAG
- a CDS encoding FumA C-terminus/TtdB family hydratase beta subunit; its protein translation is MREVRLEGLLTEQAVRDLRVGDVVHYTGPVHTMRDMAHRRAVDMLERGEELPFDLHRGVLWHCAPVVSRAGEEWVVRSAGPTTSSRFTELGAALIRLLQIRMVVGKGTMGAPAARAMAEVGCCYLTMTGGCAALYADRVQRVEHLAWADLGLPEAVWVLRVTDLGPLVVGIDSTGASLYEQMGARLAGTLPEIYARSSVDPERSYAYLPRRIAAAPAVWRPESRSYTLERRDGSGPG